A genomic segment from Candidatus Tanganyikabacteria bacterium encodes:
- a CDS encoding elongation factor G, whose product MDASKNRNIVLLGAAATGKTTLAEALLHDMGATTARGSIEHGNTVMDFDDEEHKRHQSITTSWAHATYEGHDFNLIDTPGYADFQSDMRFGLMAGDSVLLVIDATRGVDATTRKLYNLAKERELPVAIFLNKLASDKALPFEDLLKAVKEHLSVHAAPFAIPDGVGLAHKGVVSLIAEGGAPADLAGAAEKARTALIESVAELDEALMNKYFEDGTLSAEDLATNLRKGVASGQILPVYCGSGKDNHGVKEMLAGLLAYAPAPTDRKPIVAKDLDSDAVVEFKCDPAGQLLAYVFKTISDPFVGKISIFRVFSGEMAQDVVARNSQKNSTERMGRLFRMLGKKQTPCDKIGAGDIGAVAKLKETLTGDTLCGGNRNLAVEGVPIPPSIFSMAVAPKAKGEETKLAEALRRLEEEDPSLHHTAEAATHRTVLQGQGQNHLDVAIDRLKSRFHLDVAVFEPKIPYRETVQGQARGQGRHKKQTGGRGQFGDCWLRIEPLPRGGGFEFVDEIKGGAIPNNYIPAVEKGVREILEEGILAGYPIVDVKVIVDFGSYHTVDSSEMAFKIAAHLAMKEIFPKAKPVLLEPILSVVISVPEDAVGDTMSDLNTRRAQVEGMEGGTVRCKMPMAELAGFLASLKSYTKGQGTAEATFSHYQETPANIQQKVIDDAKKEREAELAAK is encoded by the coding sequence ATGGATGCATCCAAGAACCGGAACATCGTTCTGCTAGGGGCCGCGGCGACCGGCAAGACGACGCTGGCAGAAGCACTGCTGCACGACATGGGCGCGACGACCGCCCGCGGCAGCATCGAGCACGGCAACACCGTGATGGATTTCGACGACGAGGAGCACAAGCGCCACCAGTCGATCACCACGTCCTGGGCCCACGCCACCTACGAAGGCCATGACTTCAACCTGATCGACACTCCGGGATACGCCGACTTCCAGAGCGACATGCGCTTCGGCCTCATGGCCGGCGACTCGGTCCTGCTGGTCATCGACGCGACGCGCGGCGTGGACGCCACCACCCGCAAGCTCTACAACCTCGCCAAGGAGCGGGAGTTGCCGGTCGCCATCTTCCTCAACAAGCTCGCCTCGGACAAGGCCCTGCCGTTCGAAGACCTGCTCAAGGCCGTCAAGGAGCACCTCTCGGTGCACGCCGCGCCCTTCGCCATCCCCGACGGCGTGGGCCTCGCCCACAAGGGAGTCGTGAGCCTCATCGCGGAGGGCGGCGCCCCGGCGGATCTGGCCGGCGCCGCCGAGAAGGCCCGCACCGCGCTGATCGAGTCGGTGGCCGAACTCGACGAGGCGCTGATGAACAAGTACTTCGAGGACGGCACGCTGTCCGCGGAGGATCTCGCCACCAACCTCCGCAAGGGCGTCGCCTCGGGCCAGATCCTGCCGGTGTACTGCGGGTCGGGCAAGGACAACCACGGGGTCAAGGAAATGCTGGCCGGCCTCCTGGCTTACGCCCCGGCGCCGACCGATCGCAAGCCGATCGTCGCCAAGGACCTGGATTCGGACGCCGTCGTCGAGTTCAAGTGCGATCCCGCGGGCCAGTTGCTGGCGTACGTCTTCAAGACCATCTCCGACCCGTTCGTCGGCAAGATCTCCATTTTCCGCGTCTTCTCGGGCGAGATGGCCCAGGACGTGGTGGCCCGCAATTCGCAAAAGAACTCCACCGAGCGCATGGGCCGGCTGTTCCGGATGCTCGGCAAGAAGCAGACCCCCTGCGACAAGATCGGCGCCGGCGACATCGGCGCGGTCGCCAAGCTCAAGGAGACCTTGACGGGCGACACCCTGTGCGGCGGCAACCGCAACCTGGCCGTCGAGGGCGTGCCCATCCCGCCCAGCATCTTCTCGATGGCCGTGGCTCCCAAGGCCAAGGGCGAGGAAACCAAGCTCGCCGAGGCCCTGCGCCGCCTCGAGGAAGAGGATCCGTCGCTCCACCACACGGCCGAGGCCGCCACGCACCGCACGGTGCTGCAGGGCCAGGGCCAGAACCACCTGGACGTCGCCATCGACCGCCTCAAGAGCCGCTTCCACCTCGACGTGGCGGTCTTCGAGCCCAAGATCCCGTACCGCGAGACGGTGCAGGGCCAGGCCCGCGGGCAGGGCCGGCACAAGAAGCAGACGGGCGGCCGCGGCCAGTTCGGCGACTGCTGGCTCCGCATCGAACCATTGCCTCGGGGCGGCGGTTTCGAGTTCGTCGACGAGATCAAGGGCGGCGCGATTCCCAACAACTACATCCCGGCCGTCGAGAAGGGCGTCCGCGAGATCCTCGAAGAGGGCATCCTCGCCGGTTATCCCATCGTGGACGTCAAGGTGATCGTGGACTTCGGCTCGTACCACACGGTCGACTCGTCGGAAATGGCCTTCAAGATCGCGGCACACCTGGCCATGAAGGAGATCTTCCCGAAGGCCAAGCCCGTGCTGCTCGAGCCCATCCTGTCGGTGGTCATCTCGGTGCCCGAGGATGCCGTCGGCGACACGATGAGCGACCTCAACACGCGGCGCGCGCAGGTCGAAGGCATGGAGGGCGGCACCGTCCGCTGCAAGATGCCGATGGCCGAACTCGCCGGCTTCCTGGCCTCCCTCAAGTCGTACACGAAGGGCCAGGGCACGGCCGAGGCCACCTTCTCGCACTACCAGGAGACCCCTGCCAACATCCAGCAGAAGGTCATCGACGACGCCAAGAAGGAGCGCGAGGCCGAACTCGCGGCGAAGTAA